The following proteins come from a genomic window of Polaribacter dokdonensis:
- a CDS encoding 3-hydroxyacyl-CoA dehydrogenase family protein: MKNIAVIGAGTMGNGIAHTFAQFDYNVQLIDVSEKALEKGIATISKNLDRMVAKEKISEDDKNKTLANITTYTSIKEGVKYASLVIEAATENVALKSKIFRELDEVCPEDTILATNTSSISITQIAAETNRADKVIGMHFMNPVPIMKLVEIIRGYNTSDEVTEFTVELSKKINKIPVEVNDYPGFVANRILMPMINESIETLYNGVAGVAEIDTVMKLGMAHPMGPLQLADFIGLDVCLSILNVMYDGFKNPKYAPCPLLVNMVMAGKLGVKSGEGFYDYSENRKAEKVAQMFN; the protein is encoded by the coding sequence ATGAAAAATATAGCTGTAATTGGTGCTGGAACAATGGGTAATGGAATTGCACATACTTTTGCACAATTTGATTATAATGTTCAATTGATTGACGTTTCTGAAAAAGCTTTAGAAAAAGGAATAGCTACTATATCTAAAAATTTAGATAGAATGGTTGCTAAAGAAAAAATTTCTGAAGATGATAAAAATAAAACTTTAGCAAATATCACAACATATACTTCTATTAAAGAAGGCGTAAAATATGCAAGTTTGGTAATTGAAGCTGCTACAGAAAATGTTGCACTAAAATCTAAAATATTTAGAGAATTAGATGAAGTTTGTCCTGAAGATACAATCTTGGCAACAAATACATCATCTATTTCAATTACTCAAATTGCTGCAGAAACAAACAGAGCAGATAAAGTAATAGGAATGCATTTTATGAATCCTGTACCAATTATGAAATTAGTTGAAATTATAAGAGGCTATAATACATCTGATGAAGTAACTGAATTTACAGTAGAATTAAGTAAAAAAATAAATAAAATCCCTGTTGAAGTTAATGATTACCCTGGTTTTGTAGCGAATCGAATTTTAATGCCAATGATTAACGAATCTATAGAAACCTTATATAATGGTGTTGCTGGTGTTGCAGAAATTGATACTGTAATGAAGTTAGGTATGGCTCACCCAATGGGACCTTTGCAATTAGCAGATTTTATTGGTTTGGATGTTTGTTTATCTATCTTAAATGTTATGTATGATGGATTTAAAAATCCGAAATATGCTCCTTGCCCACTTTTAGTAAACATGGTTATGGCTGGTAAATTGGGTGTAAAATCTGGTGAAGGTTTTTACGACTACTCAGAAAATAGAAAAGCAGAAAAAGTAGCTCAAATGTTTAACTAA
- a CDS encoding Gfo/Idh/MocA family oxidoreductase: MLKVGVLGAGHLGKIHLRLLKESSKYDLIGFYDPIKENAKNVTEQFGYTSFDSIDELIDAVDVVDIVTPTLSHFDCAERAIKKGRHIFIEKPIAKTVLEAEAIKTLASQYHVKGQVGHVERFNPAFKAVKDKIKNPMFIETHRLAEFNPRGTDVPVVLDLMIHDIDIILSSVDSKVKNVHASGISVISETPDIANARIEFENGCVANLTASRISMKNMRKTRFFQKDAYISVNFLSKESEIVRIQDAPEDLDEFAMVLKNDEGVEKQIYFENPEVTNNNAILDELETFADAIVNDTTPIVSLHNGTEALRIAQWVIDCFKTEEDLKN; the protein is encoded by the coding sequence ATGCTTAAAGTTGGAGTTTTAGGTGCTGGCCATTTAGGAAAAATACATCTTCGTTTATTAAAAGAATCTTCTAAATATGATTTAATTGGTTTTTATGATCCAATTAAAGAAAATGCGAAAAATGTAACAGAACAATTTGGTTACACTTCTTTTGATTCTATAGATGAATTAATTGATGCAGTAGATGTTGTTGATATTGTTACACCTACACTTTCTCATTTTGATTGTGCAGAAAGAGCGATTAAAAAAGGGCGACATATATTTATAGAGAAACCTATAGCAAAAACAGTTTTAGAAGCAGAAGCTATTAAAACGTTGGCCAGTCAATACCATGTTAAAGGTCAAGTTGGTCATGTAGAACGTTTTAACCCTGCATTTAAAGCTGTAAAGGATAAAATTAAGAACCCAATGTTTATTGAAACTCATAGGTTAGCAGAATTTAATCCAAGAGGTACAGATGTTCCTGTAGTTTTAGATTTAATGATACATGATATTGATATCATTCTATCCTCTGTAGATTCTAAAGTTAAGAATGTTCATGCAAGTGGTATTTCTGTAATATCGGAAACACCAGATATTGCAAATGCTAGAATAGAGTTCGAAAATGGATGTGTTGCCAACTTAACTGCTAGTAGAATTTCTATGAAAAACATGCGTAAAACTCGTTTTTTTCAGAAGGATGCCTATATCTCTGTGAACTTTTTAAGTAAAGAATCAGAAATTGTAAGAATACAAGATGCTCCTGAAGATTTAGACGAATTTGCAATGGTACTTAAAAATGACGAAGGTGTAGAAAAGCAAATCTATTTCGAAAACCCTGAGGTTACCAACAACAACGCAATTCTAGATGAATTAGAAACTTTTGCAGATGCAATTGTAAACGACACTACTCCTATTGTGTCTTTACATAATGGAACAGAGGCTTTACGAATTGCACAATGGGTGATAGACTGTTTTAAAACAGAAGAAGACTTAAAAAACTAA
- a CDS encoding Rossmann-like and DUF2520 domain-containing protein produces MISVLIVGDGNVANHLYNAFTKIGDLKVTKINSRRLENIPTADITILAVSDDAIAEVSKNIQNNFVVHTSGACNMNELKNKKQKGVFYMLQTISKNKSINFSVVPFCLEADNDNDYLLLEKLANLLGNRIYKIDSNQRKKLHVAAVFVNNFTNYMYTIGNEICDKNNIPFEILYPLIEETSNKIKSLSPNEAQTGPAVRHDEQTIKNHLNLLDKNQQEIYKLLTKSIQNGA; encoded by the coding sequence ATGATATCAGTTTTAATTGTTGGTGATGGAAATGTAGCAAATCATTTGTATAATGCATTTACTAAAATTGGTGATTTAAAGGTTACTAAAATAAACTCAAGACGTTTAGAAAACATACCAACTGCAGATATTACAATTCTAGCAGTTTCAGATGACGCTATTGCTGAAGTATCAAAAAATATTCAGAATAATTTTGTTGTACACACTTCAGGAGCTTGTAACATGAATGAGTTAAAAAACAAGAAACAGAAAGGAGTTTTTTATATGCTGCAAACAATCTCTAAGAATAAATCTATCAATTTTTCTGTTGTACCCTTTTGTTTAGAAGCAGATAATGATAATGACTATTTACTTTTAGAGAAATTAGCAAATTTATTAGGAAATCGAATTTATAAAATAGATTCTAATCAACGCAAAAAACTGCATGTAGCTGCAGTGTTTGTAAACAACTTTACAAATTACATGTATACAATTGGGAATGAAATTTGTGATAAAAACAACATTCCTTTTGAAATTTTATATCCTTTAATAGAAGAAACATCAAACAAGATAAAAAGTTTATCACCTAATGAAGCTCAAACAGGGCCAGCAGTTAGGCATGATGAACAAACTATCAAAAATCACTTAAATTTGCTAGATAAAAATCAGCAAGAAATTTATAAACTCTTAACAAAATCAATCCAAAATGGAGCTTAG
- a CDS encoding hydrogen peroxide-inducible genes activator, protein MTITQLKYVLSVAEYQNFTVAAEHSFVTQPTLSMQIQKLEDELDVQIFNRSKKPIELTEVGRKIVEQAKVIVDESNRILDIVHQQKGFIGGEFKLGIIPTIMPTLLPMFLNNFTKKYPKVKIIIEELTTEEIIRKLTDGHIDAAIAATPLENEAIKEKPLYYEPFIGLIPQNHRLFKNKFIDVNELEMEDILLLEDGHCFKDNILNLCRAHKIDNKKGFQLQSGSFDTLIKLSKEGLGMTLLPYLHTLDLNDSDKQFLREFNNPPPAREVSLIYHKSQLKMQLIEALKKTIDGVVRGAISFSDVKIISPLQKK, encoded by the coding sequence ATGACAATTACCCAACTTAAGTATGTTTTATCTGTAGCAGAATATCAGAATTTTACTGTGGCTGCAGAACACAGTTTTGTGACTCAGCCTACACTTAGCATGCAAATTCAAAAGCTTGAAGATGAATTAGATGTGCAAATATTTAATAGATCTAAAAAACCAATTGAACTTACAGAAGTAGGTAGAAAAATTGTTGAACAAGCTAAAGTTATCGTAGATGAAAGCAATAGAATTTTAGATATTGTACATCAACAGAAAGGTTTTATTGGTGGCGAATTTAAATTAGGAATTATTCCTACAATAATGCCAACCTTGCTACCTATGTTTTTGAATAATTTTACGAAGAAATATCCAAAAGTAAAAATTATTATAGAAGAGCTTACTACTGAAGAAATTATAAGAAAACTAACAGATGGTCATATAGATGCTGCAATTGCTGCTACTCCACTAGAGAACGAGGCTATTAAAGAAAAACCTTTGTACTATGAACCGTTTATAGGTTTAATTCCTCAAAATCATAGACTTTTTAAAAACAAGTTTATTGATGTGAATGAATTAGAAATGGAAGACATTCTTTTACTAGAAGATGGTCATTGTTTTAAAGACAACATTTTAAACTTATGCAGAGCTCATAAGATTGATAATAAAAAAGGGTTTCAATTACAGAGTGGAAGTTTTGATACCTTAATTAAACTTTCTAAAGAAGGTTTAGGAATGACGCTTTTACCATATTTACATACCTTAGATTTAAACGATTCTGACAAACAGTTTTTAAGAGAATTTAACAATCCACCACCTGCAAGAGAGGTTAGTTTAATCTACCATAAATCTCAATTAAAAATGCAATTAATAGAAGCTTTAAAGAAAACTATTGATGGTGTTGTAAGAGGTGCAATTTCTTTTTCTGATGTAAAAATTATAAGTCCATTGCAGAAAAAATAA
- a CDS encoding Dps family protein, which yields MNKNILGLEKADSKESVEKLNGLLANFQIYYQNLRGLHWNIKGKNFFDLHVKFEELYTDSQVKIDEIAERILTLQGKPLHTFTDYIANSSVPVGKDISKDVEAVELVVTSLSELLKIERDILDLSDKSDDEGTNAMMSDLISEQEKTIWMLNSWLGK from the coding sequence ATGAACAAGAATATATTAGGATTAGAGAAAGCAGACTCTAAAGAATCAGTCGAAAAATTAAACGGATTATTAGCAAACTTTCAAATTTATTATCAAAATTTAAGAGGTTTACATTGGAATATTAAAGGTAAAAACTTTTTTGATTTACATGTAAAGTTCGAAGAATTATATACAGACAGTCAAGTTAAAATAGATGAAATTGCTGAACGTATTTTAACTTTACAGGGTAAACCATTACACACGTTTACAGATTATATAGCAAATAGCAGTGTGCCTGTAGGTAAAGATATTTCAAAAGATGTAGAAGCAGTAGAGTTGGTGGTAACTTCTTTGTCTGAGCTATTAAAAATAGAAAGAGATATTTTAGATTTATCAGATAAATCTGATGATGAAGGTACTAATGCTATGATGAGTGATTTAATTTCTGAACAAGAAAAAACAATTTGGATGCTAAACTCATGGTTGGGTAAGTAA
- a CDS encoding DEAD/DEAH box helicase encodes MSTFKEIGLKAPIIKALTDLGYEKPTVIQEKAIPQIISSDTDLKAFAQTGTGKTAAFSLPILELLEEDNNNVQAIILSPTRELAVQIGNNIKDFCKYLKNVKVTTVYGGSSMEDQIRSLKRGSQIVVGTPGRTVDLINRRALKLGNVRWLVLDEADEMLNMGFKEELDKVLEATPETKQTLLFSATFPREVEAIAKNYMTTPVEVTSGEKNSGSENVSHEYYAVTERTRYPALKRIADLNPDIYAIIFCRTRRETQEVADNLIKDGYNADSLHGDLSQAQRDSVMGKFRKKTIQILVATDVAARGLDVNELTHVINHKLPDQIENYTHRSGRTGRAGNKGVSIVLVNNREKGKLRVIERIIKQKFVEGKVPTGKEIVENQLMNLIDKVNDTKVNESEITEFLPSIYDKLKDLDREQLIQKFVSLEFNTMLAYYENSKDLNDLGRENSRSRATADNMSRFFINIGRKDSLNPAKLIGLINDQNIGDKIEIGAIDILDTFSFFEIDKNFESQTLDAFASNQPDFDGRSVNVEITKKERSGGGRRGKKKSFGKKDGGFGRRRSTEGSSSRRSSDNSGGRNRSDRRSSSSGSDRKPGGFGRKRRDS; translated from the coding sequence ATGTCAACATTTAAAGAAATAGGGCTAAAAGCACCTATAATCAAAGCGTTAACAGATTTAGGTTACGAAAAACCAACTGTTATACAAGAAAAAGCAATTCCACAAATAATATCTTCTGATACAGATTTAAAAGCATTTGCACAAACTGGTACAGGTAAAACTGCTGCCTTTAGTTTACCAATATTAGAGCTTTTAGAAGAAGATAACAATAATGTACAAGCAATTATATTATCACCAACAAGAGAACTTGCAGTTCAAATTGGTAATAATATTAAAGACTTTTGCAAATATTTAAAAAATGTAAAAGTAACTACTGTTTATGGTGGTTCTAGTATGGAAGATCAAATTAGATCTTTAAAAAGAGGTTCTCAAATTGTTGTTGGAACCCCAGGTAGAACTGTAGATTTAATTAACAGAAGAGCTTTAAAGTTAGGTAATGTTAGATGGTTAGTTTTAGATGAAGCTGATGAAATGCTTAACATGGGCTTTAAAGAAGAGCTAGATAAGGTATTAGAAGCAACACCAGAAACTAAACAAACGTTATTATTTTCTGCAACTTTTCCTAGAGAAGTAGAAGCAATTGCTAAGAATTACATGACAACTCCTGTAGAAGTTACTTCTGGAGAAAAGAACTCAGGTTCAGAAAATGTAAGTCATGAGTATTATGCAGTTACAGAAAGAACACGTTATCCTGCACTTAAGAGAATAGCAGATTTAAATCCAGATATTTATGCAATTATCTTTTGTAGAACCAGAAGAGAAACACAAGAAGTTGCAGATAACTTAATTAAAGATGGCTATAATGCAGATTCTTTACATGGAGATTTATCTCAAGCACAGAGAGATTCTGTTATGGGTAAATTCAGAAAAAAAACCATTCAGATTTTAGTAGCAACAGATGTTGCAGCTCGTGGTTTAGATGTAAATGAATTAACACATGTAATTAATCATAAGTTACCAGATCAAATAGAAAACTATACTCACAGAAGTGGTAGAACTGGTAGAGCTGGTAATAAAGGTGTATCTATTGTTCTAGTAAATAATAGAGAAAAAGGTAAATTACGTGTAATAGAACGTATCATTAAGCAAAAATTTGTTGAAGGTAAAGTACCTACAGGAAAAGAGATTGTAGAAAATCAATTAATGAATTTAATTGACAAAGTAAATGATACTAAGGTTAATGAATCTGAAATTACAGAGTTTTTACCTAGCATTTATGACAAATTAAAAGACTTAGACAGAGAGCAATTAATACAAAAGTTTGTTTCTTTAGAATTCAACACAATGTTGGCTTATTACGAAAACTCTAAAGATTTAAATGATTTAGGAAGAGAAAATTCTAGATCTAGAGCAACTGCAGATAATATGTCTCGTTTCTTTATCAATATTGGTAGAAAAGACAGTTTGAATCCTGCTAAATTGATTGGTTTAATTAATGACCAAAATATTGGTGATAAGATAGAAATTGGTGCTATAGACATATTAGATACTTTTTCTTTCTTTGAGATTGATAAAAACTTCGAAAGCCAAACTTTAGATGCTTTTGCTTCTAATCAGCCAGATTTTGATGGTAGATCTGTAAATGTAGAAATTACCAAAAAAGAACGTTCAGGAGGAGGAAGAAGAGGAAAAAAGAAATCTTTTGGTAAAAAAGATGGAGGTTTTGGACGAAGAAGAAGTACTGAAGGTTCATCATCTAGAAGAAGTTCTGATAATAGTGGAGGAAGAAATAGAAGTGATAGAAGATCTTCATCATCTGGATCAGACAGAAAACCAGGAGGATTTGGAAGAAAAAGAAGAGATTCTTAA
- a CDS encoding KdsC family phosphatase, translated as MELSYKQLLPKISTFIFDVDGVLTNGMLTIMPSGELVRHMNVKDGYAMKIALNKGFRVCIISGGTNQAVKSRLAALGIEDIYLGAHDKIQQYNEIVGKYNLSTENVLYMGDDIPDLPVMQKVGLASCPNDAVPEIQNASKYISNLKGGEGCVRDVIEQVLKVQGKWNDYFDAEA; from the coding sequence ATGGAGCTTAGTTACAAACAACTATTACCTAAAATTTCAACATTTATTTTTGATGTTGATGGTGTATTAACCAATGGAATGTTAACCATAATGCCTAGTGGAGAATTAGTTAGACATATGAATGTAAAAGATGGCTATGCTATGAAAATAGCACTAAATAAAGGTTTTAGAGTTTGCATAATTTCTGGAGGTACTAACCAAGCTGTAAAAAGTAGATTAGCAGCATTAGGTATTGAAGATATTTATTTAGGTGCGCATGATAAAATACAACAGTACAATGAAATTGTAGGCAAGTATAATTTATCTACAGAAAATGTGTTGTATATGGGTGATGACATACCTGATTTACCAGTAATGCAAAAAGTTGGCTTAGCAAGTTGCCCAAATGATGCTGTGCCAGAAATACAAAATGCATCTAAATATATTTCTAATTTAAAAGGTGGTGAAGGCTGTGTTAGAGACGTAATAGAGCAAGTATTAAAGGTACAAGGAAAATGGAATGATTATTTTGACGCAGAAGCATAA
- a CDS encoding acyloxyacyl hydrolase produces MKNNLLILFIAFISVKSIGQNSDNNILKPMKIGFLYAFGSNERFFHDDPDYTYKAQILKGQAFYNLGNWKSLNLELIVQPQVQFLEHQLLNNFYVTPDQEHYQEKIEEFTKKKNMNLYALEFGFSARKTIFTKLDIQAAISLGFSYIDTRSERLAKGFTFIENFTLGLNYQVFKDQFIYLGSHIGHVSNLNFQKPNDGYNLLGFQIGYSFVLN; encoded by the coding sequence ATGAAAAATAATTTACTAATTCTTTTTATAGCTTTTATCTCTGTGAAAAGTATTGGTCAAAATTCTGATAATAATATATTAAAGCCTATGAAAATAGGCTTTTTATATGCTTTTGGTTCAAATGAACGTTTTTTTCATGATGATCCAGATTACACTTATAAAGCACAAATTTTAAAAGGTCAAGCTTTCTATAATTTAGGAAATTGGAAATCTCTAAACTTAGAATTAATTGTACAACCTCAAGTACAATTTTTAGAACATCAACTCCTAAATAATTTTTACGTAACTCCTGATCAAGAACATTATCAAGAAAAAATAGAGGAGTTTACAAAAAAGAAAAACATGAATTTATATGCTTTAGAATTTGGATTTTCTGCACGTAAAACCATATTTACAAAACTAGATATTCAAGCAGCTATAAGTTTAGGCTTCTCATATATAGATACTCGTTCAGAACGTTTGGCAAAAGGATTTACATTTATAGAGAACTTTACTTTGGGTCTAAATTACCAGGTTTTTAAAGATCAGTTTATTTATCTAGGTTCGCACATTGGTCATGTATCGAATCTAAATTTTCAAAAACCAAATGACGGCTATAATCTATTGGGTTTTCAAATAGGATACTCTTTTGTATTGAATTAA
- a CDS encoding DUF2147 domain-containing protein, translating to MMRKLLTLATLLFAFTINAQDIFGKWNSTNEETGEVDSIIEIYKKDNKAYAKVVKIMDPARQNSVCTACEGENKNKKILGLDILTGLEKDDDEWSGGEILDPRNGKVYKCYIKLVKDNKLKIRGFIGVSLFGKTKYWERAQ from the coding sequence ATGATGAGAAAACTATTAACATTAGCAACCCTATTGTTCGCATTTACCATAAATGCACAAGATATTTTTGGAAAATGGAATAGCACCAATGAAGAAACTGGTGAAGTAGATTCTATTATTGAAATCTATAAAAAAGATAATAAAGCCTATGCTAAGGTTGTAAAAATCATGGATCCTGCAAGACAAAACTCAGTTTGTACAGCATGTGAAGGTGAAAATAAAAATAAGAAAATTCTTGGTTTAGATATTTTAACAGGACTAGAGAAAGATGATGATGAGTGGTCAGGAGGAGAAATATTAGATCCTAGAAATGGTAAAGTTTACAAGTGCTACATTAAGCTTGTAAAAGACAACAAATTAAAAATTAGAGGCTTTATTGGTGTATCGCTTTTTGGAAAAACCAAATATTGGGAGAGAGCTCAATAA
- a CDS encoding ABC-F family ATP-binding cassette domain-containing protein, translating to MLSVSNLSVQFGKRVLFDEVNTKFQTGNCYGIIGANGAGKSTFLKIISGKMDPTSGQVHLEAGKRMSVLTQDHYAYDDYPVLETVVMGNKDLFKIKKEIDALYADYTDENAEKIGELQIVFEEMNGWNADSDAAAMLSNLGIAEDLHYTLMKDLDGKQKVRVLIAQALFGNPDVLIMDEPTNDLDFETIAWLENFIANFDNCVIVVSHDRHFLDAVCTHISDIDFGKINHYSGNYTFWYESSQLAAKQRAQQNKKAEDKKKELEEFIRRFSANVAKSKQATSRKKMIDKLNVEDIKPSSRRYPAIIFDRDREAGDQILNVEGLSKDFEGEKLFDNIHINLNKGDKVAIISKNSRAITAFYQVISGNEPADAGKYSWGVTTTQSYLPLDNSEYFQNGDLNLVDWLRQYAQTEEEREEVYLRGFLGKMIFSGEEALKKSNVLSGGEKVRCMLSKMMMKRANILMLDEPTNHLDLESIQALNNSLINFKGTVLFSTHDHEFAQTVANRIIELTPKGAIDRYATFDDYLSDPKIKELRDSMYS from the coding sequence ATGTTATCAGTTTCTAATTTATCTGTTCAGTTTGGAAAACGAGTTTTGTTTGATGAAGTAAATACCAAGTTTCAAACAGGAAATTGTTATGGAATTATAGGTGCCAATGGTGCAGGTAAATCTACATTTTTAAAAATAATTTCTGGAAAGATGGATCCTACCTCAGGTCAGGTTCATTTAGAAGCAGGTAAGAGAATGTCTGTGCTTACTCAAGATCATTATGCTTATGATGATTACCCAGTTTTAGAAACTGTGGTTATGGGTAATAAAGATCTTTTTAAAATTAAAAAAGAGATTGATGCTTTATATGCAGATTATACAGATGAAAATGCAGAAAAGATAGGTGAGCTTCAAATTGTTTTTGAAGAGATGAATGGTTGGAATGCAGATTCTGATGCAGCAGCAATGTTATCTAACTTAGGTATAGCTGAAGATTTACATTATACGTTAATGAAAGATTTAGATGGTAAGCAAAAAGTTCGTGTGTTAATTGCACAAGCACTTTTTGGAAATCCTGATGTTCTAATAATGGATGAGCCTACCAATGATTTAGATTTCGAAACTATTGCTTGGTTAGAAAACTTTATTGCCAATTTTGATAACTGTGTAATTGTGGTATCTCATGATAGACACTTTTTAGATGCAGTTTGTACTCATATTTCTGATATTGATTTTGGTAAGATTAATCATTATTCAGGTAATTATACATTTTGGTATGAATCTAGTCAGTTAGCAGCAAAACAAAGAGCACAACAGAACAAGAAAGCAGAAGATAAAAAGAAAGAATTAGAAGAATTCATTCGTAGATTTTCTGCAAACGTAGCAAAATCTAAGCAAGCTACTTCTCGTAAAAAAATGATTGATAAATTAAACGTAGAAGATATAAAACCTTCTAGTAGACGTTATCCTGCAATTATTTTTGATAGAGATAGAGAAGCAGGGGATCAAATTTTAAATGTAGAAGGCTTAAGTAAGGATTTTGAAGGTGAAAAATTGTTTGATAATATTCATATCAATTTAAATAAAGGAGATAAAGTCGCTATTATCTCTAAAAACTCAAGAGCTATTACAGCTTTTTATCAAGTTATTTCTGGTAATGAACCTGCAGATGCTGGTAAATATTCTTGGGGTGTAACTACAACACAATCTTATTTACCACTTGATAATTCTGAGTATTTTCAGAATGGAGATTTAAACCTAGTAGATTGGTTAAGACAATATGCGCAAACTGAAGAGGAGAGAGAAGAAGTTTACTTAAGAGGATTTTTGGGTAAAATGATTTTTTCTGGTGAAGAAGCTCTAAAGAAAAGTAATGTACTTTCTGGAGGTGAGAAAGTAAGATGTATGTTATCTAAAATGATGATGAAAAGAGCTAATATTTTAATGTTAGATGAGCCAACAAACCACTTAGACTTGGAATCTATTCAAGCATTAAATAATTCATTAATTAACTTTAAAGGAACAGTTTTATTTTCTACACATGATCATGAATTTGCTCAAACTGTAGCTAATAGAATTATAGAATTAACACCTAAAGGAGCTATTGATAGATATGCAACTTTTGATGATTATTTATCTGATCCTAAAATTAAAGAATTAAGAGATTCTATGTATTCTTAA
- a CDS encoding protein-L-isoaspartate(D-aspartate) O-methyltransferase: protein MKDTAKHQGLRNQLVKVLEAKGIHDKNVLKAISKIPRHLFIDSSFEAHAYQDKAFPIAAEQTISQPYTVAFQSQTLEIKPTDKILEIGTGSGYQTAVLLEFKAEVYTIERQHELFKRTSSFLPRLHYKPKRFIFGDGYKGLQEQAPFDKIIVTAGAPFVPKPLLAQLKIGGKLLIPVGDKSQIMTLFIRKSNKEFEKQELGDFAFVPMLEEKN, encoded by the coding sequence TTGAAAGATACAGCCAAACATCAAGGACTTAGAAATCAACTTGTAAAAGTTTTAGAAGCAAAAGGCATACATGACAAAAATGTATTAAAAGCCATTAGTAAAATTCCTAGACATTTATTTATTGATTCTAGTTTTGAGGCTCATGCTTATCAAGACAAAGCTTTTCCAATTGCAGCAGAACAAACCATTTCTCAGCCTTATACTGTGGCTTTTCAATCGCAAACTTTAGAAATAAAACCTACAGATAAAATATTGGAGATTGGTACAGGTTCTGGATATCAAACAGCAGTATTATTAGAGTTTAAAGCAGAAGTATACACAATTGAAAGACAGCATGAATTGTTTAAAAGAACCTCTAGCTTTCTGCCAAGGTTACATTATAAACCAAAGAGATTTATTTTTGGTGATGGCTATAAAGGACTGCAAGAACAAGCTCCTTTTGATAAAATTATTGTAACAGCTGGTGCTCCATTTGTACCAAAACCTTTATTGGCTCAATTAAAAATAGGGGGTAAGCTTCTAATTCCTGTTGGTGATAAATCTCAAATAATGACCTTGTTTATTCGAAAATCTAACAAAGAATTCGAAAAACAAGAATTGGGTGATTTTGCTTTTGTACCAATGTTAGAAGAAAAGAACTAA